The SAR324 cluster bacterium genome segment TTTGCCCCCATGAACCTGCTGCAGAGCATCTCTTTCAGCAACTGGGGATCAACTACGAAGTCAGTGAACGCCCCTTCACCCCAGCCATCCCACAGAGTGGACACACCCACTGAGAATGCTGGACTGGAGCAGTGGCTGAGTGTACTGCATCTGAGTGATAGCGCTTTGCCCATTGGGGCCTTCGCTTACTCAGAGGGTCTGGAGTCGGCTATTCAACTTGATGCTCTTCAAACTCCTGACGACCTTGGCACCTGGTGGGAACTGTGGCGAACAGAGACCTTCCGCTGGCAAGAGGGTCCAGCTCTCTGTCAACTGATGAAGGCAATCAAGCGAGATGATTGGCGACGTGTTCAAGTTCTCAATCAGGAACTGACCGCACTCAAGCCAGCAGTTGCACTAAGAGATGGAAGTCACATTCTGGGAAAACGCATGTTGACGACCTGTGCAGATCTCTATCCGGATCTTCCTGCAGATCGTCTAGAAAAATTATTGCCAACACTCAACGTACTGACAGTCCAAGCAACCTTACTTGCAACCCTGAACGTCCCACAAGATGTAGCGCTGGCAAGCTTTGCCTTCGGCCGCTTGAATCAATCACTTTCTGCAGCACTGCGTTTGTTCGCCTTAGGACAGCAAACTGGACAAGTCCTGCTTCTAAAGCAGTTGCGGTTGATTCCAAGAACTGTGACTGAAATCCTTGGGGATGCCAAATCTCCATTACGCTCATTCACCCCAAGAGTCGACTTGCTGCAAATGAAACACACAGGTCTTTACACCCGTCTGTTTCGCTCTTAGAAAAAACTTAACAATCCGGAGAAATCATGAAAAAAGTTGTCAAAGTCGGCATTGGTGGGCCAGTTGGTTCAGGGAAAACGGCATTACTGGATCGCCTCTGTAAGGCAATGCGTAACCACTACCGAATGGCGGTTGTCACCAATGACATTTTCACTCGCGAAGACATGGAATTTTTGATTCGTAGTGAGGCGTTGTCTGAAGACCGGATCTATGGTGTACAAACAGGAGGATGTCCTCACACCGCAATTCGAGAGGATGCTTCACTAAATTTTGAAGCGATTGATCAAGCCTTGAGTGATCACCCAGACCTAGAACTAATCTTCGTCGAGAGTGGTGGGGACAACCTAGCAGCCAGTTTCAGCCCTGAACTTGTTGATGCATCCATCTATGTGATTGATGTCTCTGGAGGTGACAAGGTCCCTCGTAAAGGGGGCCCAGGTGTAACTCGTTCAGACTTATTGATCATCAATAAAATTGATATCGCGCCATTTGTTGGAGCTTCTCTAGAAGTGATGGATCGTGATTCCAAAAAGATGCGAGGTGATCGACCCTTTGTCTTCACGAATCTCAAAGACAAAACAGGGCTCGATACTGT includes the following:
- the ureG gene encoding urease accessory protein UreG, giving the protein MKKVVKVGIGGPVGSGKTALLDRLCKAMRNHYRMAVVTNDIFTREDMEFLIRSEALSEDRIYGVQTGGCPHTAIREDASLNFEAIDQALSDHPDLELIFVESGGDNLAASFSPELVDASIYVIDVSGGDKVPRKGGPGVTRSDLLIINKIDIAPFVGASLEVMDRDSKKMRGDRPFVFTNLKDKTGLDTVIYWIQTEVLLESEPNSIAV
- a CDS encoding urease accessory UreF family protein — encoded protein: MDTPTENAGLEQWLSVLHLSDSALPIGAFAYSEGLESAIQLDALQTPDDLGTWWELWRTETFRWQEGPALCQLMKAIKRDDWRRVQVLNQELTALKPAVALRDGSHILGKRMLTTCADLYPDLPADRLEKLLPTLNVLTVQATLLATLNVPQDVALASFAFGRLNQSLSAALRLFALGQQTGQVLLLKQLRLIPRTVTEILGDAKSPLRSFTPRVDLLQMKHTGLYTRLFRS